Proteins from a genomic interval of Aureimonas sp. AU20:
- the pnp gene encoding polyribonucleotide nucleotidyltransferase codes for MFNTHKVEIEWAGRTLVLETGKIARQADGAVLATYGETTVLATVVSAKAPKAGQDFFPLTVNYQEKAFAAGRIPGGYFKREGRPSENETLVSRLIDRPIRPLFAEGYKNDTQVVVTVLQHDLENNPDVVSMVAASAALTLSGVPFMGPIGGARVGYINGEYKLNPHVDEMAESKLDLVVAGTQDAVLMVESEARELDEQTMLGAVMFGHRGFQPVIDAIVRLAEHAAKEPRQHNAPDFAELEREMLGIAETELRDAYKNTDKQARYAAVDVVKGKVTAHFFPEGASELRYSKEDVGSVFKELQAKIVRWNILDTKSRIDGRDLETVRPIVAEAGILPRTHGSALFTRGETQALVVATLGTGEDEQFVDSLTGTYKETFLLHYNFPPYSVGETGRMGSPGRREIGHGKLAWRAIRPMLPAKEAFPYTIRAVSEVTESNGSSSMATVCGTSLALMDAGVPLQNPVAGIAMGLILEGERFAVLSDILGDEDHLGDMDFKVAGTENGITSLQMDIKIQGITEEIMRIALDQAKGGRIHILGEMNKALGSARAELGEFAPRIEVMQIPTDKIRDVIGSGGKIIREIVEKTGAKINIEDDGTVKIASSSGKEIEAARKWIHSIVAEPEVGEVYEGTVVKCVEFGAFVNFFGSRDGLVHISQLAEERVQKTSDVVKEGQKVWVKLMGFDERGKVRLSMKVVDQATGEEIKKTGKEDDAA; via the coding sequence ATGTTCAATACCCACAAGGTCGAAATCGAATGGGCCGGCCGCACGCTGGTTCTCGAAACCGGCAAGATCGCGCGTCAGGCTGACGGCGCGGTGCTGGCGACCTATGGCGAGACCACGGTGCTCGCCACCGTCGTGTCCGCCAAGGCGCCCAAGGCCGGCCAGGATTTCTTCCCGCTGACCGTCAACTATCAGGAAAAGGCCTTCGCGGCCGGCCGCATCCCCGGCGGCTACTTCAAGCGCGAGGGCCGTCCGAGCGAGAACGAGACGCTGGTCTCGCGCCTGATCGATCGTCCGATCCGCCCGCTCTTCGCGGAAGGCTACAAGAACGACACGCAGGTCGTCGTCACCGTTCTCCAGCATGACCTCGAGAACAATCCCGACGTCGTCTCCATGGTCGCCGCCTCCGCCGCGCTGACGCTCTCGGGCGTGCCCTTCATGGGCCCGATCGGCGGCGCGCGCGTCGGCTACATCAACGGCGAGTACAAGCTGAACCCGCATGTCGACGAGATGGCGGAGTCGAAGCTCGACCTCGTCGTCGCCGGCACGCAGGACGCCGTCCTGATGGTGGAGTCCGAGGCCCGCGAGCTCGACGAGCAGACCATGCTCGGCGCCGTCATGTTCGGCCATCGCGGCTTCCAGCCGGTGATCGACGCGATCGTCCGCCTTGCCGAGCACGCTGCCAAGGAGCCCCGCCAGCACAACGCGCCGGACTTCGCCGAGCTCGAGCGCGAGATGCTCGGAATTGCCGAGACCGAGCTGCGCGACGCCTACAAGAACACCGACAAGCAGGCCCGCTACGCCGCGGTCGACGTGGTGAAGGGCAAGGTCACCGCGCATTTCTTCCCGGAAGGCGCGAGCGAGCTTCGCTATTCCAAGGAAGACGTCGGCAGCGTCTTCAAGGAACTGCAGGCCAAGATCGTCCGCTGGAACATTCTCGACACCAAGAGCCGCATCGACGGCCGCGATCTCGAGACCGTTCGCCCGATCGTCGCGGAAGCCGGCATCTTGCCGCGCACCCACGGCTCGGCCCTGTTCACGCGTGGCGAGACGCAGGCCCTCGTGGTCGCGACGCTCGGCACCGGCGAGGACGAGCAGTTCGTCGACAGCCTGACCGGCACCTACAAGGAGACCTTCCTCCTTCACTACAACTTCCCTCCCTACTCCGTGGGTGAGACCGGCCGCATGGGCTCGCCCGGCCGCCGCGAGATCGGCCACGGCAAGCTCGCCTGGCGCGCCATCCGTCCGATGCTGCCGGCCAAGGAAGCCTTCCCCTACACGATCCGCGCCGTGTCGGAAGTCACCGAGTCGAACGGCTCGTCCTCCATGGCCACCGTCTGCGGCACCTCGCTGGCGCTGATGGATGCGGGCGTCCCGCTGCAGAACCCGGTCGCCGGCATCGCCATGGGCCTGATCCTGGAAGGCGAGCGCTTCGCCGTCCTGTCCGACATCCTGGGCGACGAGGATCACCTCGGCGACATGGATTTCAAGGTCGCCGGCACCGAGAACGGCATCACCTCGCTGCAGATGGACATCAAGATCCAGGGCATCACCGAGGAGATCATGCGCATCGCCCTCGACCAGGCCAAGGGTGGTCGTATCCACATCCTGGGCGAGATGAACAAGGCGCTGGGTTCGGCGCGCGCCGAACTCGGCGAGTTCGCCCCGCGCATCGAGGTCATGCAGATCCCGACCGACAAGATCCGCGACGTGATCGGCTCGGGCGGCAAGATCATCCGCGAGATCGTCGAGAAGACCGGCGCCAAGATCAACATCGAGGACGACGGCACGGTGAAGATCGCCTCCTCCTCCGGCAAGGAGATCGAGGCGGCCCGCAAGTGGATCCACTCGATCGTCGCCGAGCCGGAAGTCGGCGAGGTCTACGAGGGCACCGTGGTCAAGTGCGTCGAGTTCGGCGCCTTCGTGAACTTCTTCGGTTCGCGCGATGGCCTCGTCCACATCTCGCAGCTGGCCGAAGAGCGCGTCCAGAAGACCTCCGACGTGGTCAAGGAAGGCCAGAAGGTCTGGGTCAAGCTCATGGGCTTCGACGAGCGCGGCAAGGTCCGTCTCTCGATGAAGGTCGTGGACCAGGCCACGGGCGAAGAGATCAAGAAGACCGGCAAGGAAGACGACGCGGCCTGA
- the rpsO gene encoding 30S ribosomal protein S15 — MSITPERKSELLKEYATKAGDTGSPEVQVAILSERIANLTEHFKGHKKDNHSRRGLLKLVSQRRRLLDYLKEREEERYTTLITRLGLRR; from the coding sequence ATGTCGATCACGCCCGAGCGCAAGTCCGAGCTTCTCAAGGAATACGCCACCAAGGCCGGCGACACGGGTTCGCCCGAGGTCCAGGTTGCGATCCTTTCGGAGCGCATCGCCAATCTGACCGAACACTTCAAGGGCCACAAGAAGGACAACCACTCCCGTCGTGGCCTTCTGAAGCTCGTGTCGCAGCGTCGCCGTCTCCTCGACTATCTCAAGGAGCGCGAGGAAGAGCGTTACACCACGCTCATCACCCGTCTCGGCCTGCGCCGCTAA
- a CDS encoding methyl-accepting chemotaxis protein has protein sequence MRMWHSIKLRLALAFVLLILLGAAGSVLGLRQSSHTFAALDELAKRPFLQVEAVGQVRLALADARRILFRAMVVSPEERATIETEYGGIWSDADRWMKSFEATVGPEGQAAAQARAASLTALRVKMDDVLRWIGEGRGDAEILDAIRKDEGPAADQVSADLAALSDAAKANVQGFVAKADADYGSAWTVSVALIATSLLMGTVLGFLILRSFSTGFAELRANMLRVGTGDISHRIVHNRRDEIGELLTTLCQMRLKLNEIVAAVGLRAHGLTHTAGSTASLSQQLASGSAEQAAASEEASSAMEEMAGNVRHNSDNANQTEKVAREAFTHAKSSEQVVLSSVEAMRAIAEKIALVQEIARQTDLLALNAAIEAARAGSHGKGFAVVASEVRKLAERSQTTAVEIASLSQETLTASETAGRMLTALVPNIQRTSELVSEISASCREQAIGIEQMNQAIVQLSQVTQENAASADHLSASAGELNFGAGDLQDRIDFFKLESDLPGPGAAAPTTLAATADRPAQLGERAAPLSLAA, from the coding sequence ATGCGCATGTGGCATTCCATCAAGCTGAGGTTGGCCCTGGCTTTCGTCCTTCTGATTTTGTTGGGCGCGGCCGGCAGCGTTCTTGGCTTGAGACAGTCCAGCCATACGTTCGCGGCGCTGGACGAGCTTGCCAAGCGCCCCTTCCTTCAGGTCGAAGCCGTCGGCCAGGTGCGCCTGGCGCTCGCCGATGCGCGGCGCATCCTGTTTCGCGCCATGGTGGTTTCACCGGAGGAGCGCGCGACAATCGAGACCGAGTATGGCGGCATCTGGTCGGACGCCGATCGTTGGATGAAGAGCTTCGAGGCGACGGTCGGCCCCGAGGGGCAGGCGGCCGCGCAAGCCCGCGCCGCCTCGCTGACGGCGCTGCGCGTCAAGATGGACGATGTCCTGCGTTGGATCGGCGAGGGACGCGGCGATGCGGAGATCCTCGACGCGATCCGTAAGGACGAGGGGCCCGCTGCCGATCAGGTGAGCGCCGATCTCGCCGCCCTCAGCGATGCCGCCAAGGCCAATGTGCAGGGCTTCGTTGCCAAGGCGGACGCCGACTACGGCTCGGCCTGGACCGTCTCCGTCGCGCTGATCGCCACCTCGCTACTCATGGGCACCGTGCTCGGCTTCCTGATCCTGCGCAGCTTCTCGACCGGCTTCGCCGAGCTGCGCGCCAACATGCTGCGCGTCGGCACGGGCGATATTTCCCATCGCATCGTCCACAATCGCCGGGACGAGATCGGCGAGCTTCTCACCACGCTTTGCCAGATGCGTTTGAAGCTGAACGAGATCGTCGCGGCCGTCGGCCTGCGCGCCCATGGGCTGACGCACACGGCGGGCTCGACCGCTTCCCTGTCGCAGCAGCTGGCCTCCGGCTCGGCCGAGCAGGCGGCGGCCTCCGAAGAGGCGAGCTCCGCCATGGAGGAAATGGCCGGCAATGTGCGGCACAATTCCGACAACGCAAACCAGACCGAGAAGGTAGCGCGCGAGGCCTTCACTCACGCCAAGTCGAGCGAGCAAGTCGTGCTGTCCTCCGTGGAGGCCATGCGGGCCATCGCGGAGAAGATCGCCCTCGTGCAGGAAATCGCCCGCCAGACCGATCTTCTGGCGCTGAACGCCGCGATCGAGGCGGCCCGTGCCGGTAGCCATGGCAAGGGCTTCGCCGTGGTGGCCTCCGAAGTGCGCAAGCTCGCCGAGCGCTCGCAGACCACCGCCGTGGAGATCGCGAGCCTGTCGCAGGAGACGCTGACCGCGTCCGAGACGGCGGGCCGGATGCTGACCGCGCTCGTGCCCAACATCCAGCGCACTTCGGAACTCGTCAGCGAGATTTCCGCCTCCTGCCGCGAGCAGGCGATCGGCATCGAGCAGATGAACCAGGCCATCGTGCAATTGAGCCAGGTCACGCAGGAGAACGCCGCGAGCGCCGACCATCTGTCCGCCTCGGCGGGCGAGCTGAACTTCGGCGCCGGCGACCTTCAGGACCGGATCGACTTCTTCAAACTGGAGTCCGACCTGCCCGGTCCGGGCGCCGCCGCTCCCACCACCCTGGCAGCCACCGCCGACCGGCCCGCGCAGCTCGGCGAGCGCGCCGCGCCCCTCTCGCTCGCAGCCTGA